The genomic stretch TCTTGAGTTAATCGCATATAAGAATCTTTATCATAAATATCATATTCAAAACCGAGTTCTGTATTAATATTATTTTCTATATTTGAGTATAAATATAAGTACTTATCAAAAACTTTTATTCCATATTTAAATAAAAACTTTTGATAAGTCAAAGAATTTTCAAAATCATTTGTCATACCATATTTTAATTTCAAAAGACTCTCATTTTCAAATAAATAATTAATTCCTATTAAAAAAGTTAATTTATTATTTTCATAATCAAACTTTAAAGAAAAAGGTTCATTATCATCTTCATTTAAACTTTGAAAGTAAAATGGTAAATATAAAACGGGAACACCAAAAAATTCCAAAGTAACATCTCTTGCTATAAGAAATTTTTCTGGATAAATAGTTACTTTTCGAGATTTAAAATAATATGTTATACAGTCTTTGCAAGTAGTCATTTTAGTTTTTTCCGAAATAAAATAATCGTCCTCTAAAGGTTTGTAAATTTCTTCAGACCAAACCTTGACTTCTACTTCATTTTTATCATCTTTATACTTTTGTAAAGTATAAGAATTTATAAAAAAACTGTCATCTTTTTCGAAATTTATTGTCATTGTAGAAGCTTCAATAGTAGATTCACCATGAGTATAAATAACATTGCCAGTTAATTCAGCACTATTGATAGTATTATCATCATTTAAAACTGCTGAACCTTTTTCAGCAGTTATAATTGAATCTTTATAAAGTATTTTCAATTCTTGATTAAATTGTAAAATATCATCTATTATTTGAAAATCATTTGATTCAATATTGACATTTGCAGAATAACTAATACTTGGGAAAATTAATAATGCAATCAATACTACAAAAATTTTTTTTAAAGGTTCTGTTATTTTAAAAGAAATTTCAGTATCTAATAAGAAAAATAGCAAAATTCCAACAATCCCAAATAAAATATCTGGAATCCATGCTGATAATACAGGATTTATTATTTTTTCTTTACCCAATGCATTAAGCCAAGCTCCAGATCCTTGATAAAGAACAACTAATAAAAATGTAGTTATTACACTCCATGATTTACTTTTCAAGTTTAAAAATAAAGAAAGAGATACTCCTAAAATAGATATAACAAGTGGGGCTAAGGCATTTGCAAATTTACTTTGAAAAGAAACTATTAAACCAGAAACATCACTTCCAAGTTTTGAGAAAGTATCTATTTTTTCTTTTAATTCTTTTGAAGTCATTTCATTGGCACTCTTACCAAAATTTAAAAATTCTTCAACATCTTTTTCTAAATCCAAAGAAAGCGATTTAAAAGAAAGATCAAATTCTAAAAAACCATTTGAATCAACTCTAAAACTTCTACCATTTTCCATTTTCCAACCATCTGGATATTTTTTTGCTTTTTGAGCATGAAAAACAGTTGTTTTCTTATAGTCAACTTCATATAACAAAATATCATAAAGAGTTCCATTTTCTCTATCAAGTTCTTTTACAAAAAGATATCTATTATCTCCAAGATCTACAAATTCATTATCGCTTATAACAGCTTCAGGTTTTTGATAAATATATTTAGCCATAGCTTGTTTAGCTTCATAGTTCGATTTTGGAACTATACTATCAAAAAGCATAAAAGTGAAAAAAGATAATAATATTGATATAATCAAAAAAGGTATCATGAGCCTTTTTGCTGGTATACCTAAAGTCTGTATTGCAATTATTTCATTATCATTTGATAATCTTGACATTAACCAAAAAATACCGAATAAAACTCCTACCGGTATTCCCATTGATACAAAATAAGGGAGATTGTACCAAATCAATAAAAGTAATTTATCAAAACCAACTTTATTTCTTACAATTATTTCAGAAAGCTCATATAATAATTGAACACTTACAAATATCACAAAACCAAAGAGTCCCATTAAAAAAGGAGAAAAAAATTCTCTGGAAATATACTTTATAAGTCTTATCATAAATCGTCCTCCAAAGAATAAAAATATTCGAGATTAGTACCTCTGCATTTATAACGAACACCTTTGAGAGCCCATATTATATTTTCAGATATATTTGTTGTGAAATCAGAAAATCTTTCTATATTTGATAATATGTTCAAATGTAAATTTGTTGTTTTAACTGATTCTTTTGATTTATAAAGATGTTTTTTATATGCTGATAATAAAGAATTAACCTCTATATCCATAGCACAAATTTTTTTAGCTGGTTCAAAAAATTTTTTATCTATATCAACTTTTGACAATTTATCTGTCTCAAGATTTATGAAATCAGAAAAAAGTCTTAAAGATATAGACAACATTTCATGGCTTTGAATAAAAATATCTTCAAAACTTACCATATTTACGAATTGGGGTAATTTTAAGATTTCAAGATTTATTTTAGCATTTTCTTCACATAAATCACCCATGTTTTCAAAAATATATGACAGTTTAATACCTAAAAGAGAGGCTTTTAAATATATTCCAGTATAATTATTGGCACTTATCATTGTTAATCCATCATATTCTAATTTAGATTCTAAAAAATCGAGTCTATCATCTTGTTCGATTATCTCGTTGGATAAATTTTTATCTTTTTCAAAATAAGAATCTTTAAATTTGTAAAACATACCTTGTACAAGTCTTCCCATTTTTAAAACATTATTTAAAAATATTATTAATTTATCATTTTTAAATGAATTCAAATGTCTTTCTTCAAAATCATCAATCATCATTCAAACCTCCTGCCAAAAGCCAGTTTTTTATTTAAGGTTGAATAAAAAGTTTCAGTATTTTTTTGTGCAAGTAAAATTCTCTTTTCACTTCCAGAAATTTTTATAGAAGTACCTGGCTCAAGCTTCTTTATTATATTTCCATCTCCTGTTATATATGAAAAACCAGCTGAAATATTATTAATATTTATTTCAATACTTCTATTTGGAGACACAATAAAAGGTCTTATATTTAAAGCATGAGGAGAAAGAGGAACTAATTCCATCATATTTAAATCTGGGTCTATTATACTACCACCTGAAGAAAGAGCATATCCAGTTGCACCAGTAGGAGTAGAAATTATTATACCATCTCCTAAAAAAGAATACAAAATATGATTCGCAACTTTGACTTCAAGATCTATAGTACCAACTGGTTGACTTTTTTGAATAACAAAATCATTCAGAGCAATTATATTTTTACCATCAATATTGCATTTTATTAAATATCTTGAAGAAAATTTTAAATTTTTATTTTTAATATCCAAAGCAGCTAATTCGATTTCTTCTCTTGAATAAGCGCTTAAAAATCCTAATGTACCGAGATTTATAGATATTATAGGTTTATTATGAAAAGTTGCTATTTGAGAAATTCTGAGTACGGTTCCATCACCACCAAGAACAACGTAAAAATCAGCTGAATTGGCTATTTTTTCATTTACAAACGAACTTGCAGATAATATATCTAAAACTTCTATATTATTACTTTCAAAAATATAAGATATATTTTTTTCAATATATTCTTTATTATGTTTTGTAGGATTAAAAAATAAAATTATCTTCAAAATTTCACCCCAAACGATTTCCAAAGTCTATTAATGTTTGAACTAAAAATCTATCAGTAAAAATTAATATGAGAATTGCTATAAAAGGAGAAAAATCAAACATGCCTATATTTACAGGAAGATATCTTCTTATAGGTCTCAAAAAAAATTCACTTATAGAATCTACTATTGATTTAAACTTATTATAAACTGGGAATAAAAAACTCATAACAACAGATATAATTA from Oceanotoga teriensis encodes the following:
- a CDS encoding LptF/LptG family permease, with the translated sequence MIRLIKYISREFFSPFLMGLFGFVIFVSVQLLYELSEIIVRNKVGFDKLLLLIWYNLPYFVSMGIPVGVLFGIFWLMSRLSNDNEIIAIQTLGIPAKRLMIPFLIISILLSFFTFMLFDSIVPKSNYEAKQAMAKYIYQKPEAVISDNEFVDLGDNRYLFVKELDRENGTLYDILLYEVDYKKTTVFHAQKAKKYPDGWKMENGRSFRVDSNGFLEFDLSFKSLSLDLEKDVEEFLNFGKSANEMTSKELKEKIDTFSKLGSDVSGLIVSFQSKFANALAPLVISILGVSLSLFLNLKSKSWSVITTFLLVVLYQGSGAWLNALGKEKIINPVLSAWIPDILFGIVGILLFFLLDTEISFKITEPLKKIFVVLIALLIFPSISYSANVNIESNDFQIIDDILQFNQELKILYKDSIITAEKGSAVLNDDNTINSAELTGNVIYTHGESTIEASTMTINFEKDDSFFINSYTLQKYKDDKNEVEVKVWSEEIYKPLEDDYFISEKTKMTTCKDCITYYFKSRKVTIYPEKFLIARDVTLEFFGVPVLYLPFYFQSLNEDDNEPFSLKFDYENNKLTFLIGINYLFENESLLKLKYGMTNDFENSLTYQKFLFKYGIKVFDKYLYLYSNIENNINTELGFEYDIYDKDSYMRLTQDNKNTLMKFDLYIPELKTPYGNIKNIRSNVYWNENTLYYIKFLQAYTDAYQKKYKKSIISLSRLGVNLEYKNLNGFNIVEAWKEKNSRIEVKGKYGFYSKYSNLTGDLYYNLTSESSKVLNNQIDSKNKFEYDYTLNKFKLLDIDGKTGFETTSNFNHKRDFTENSKYSIGHTLFDFTLKPKIDMSWNILEFGNFVEFKKVFENSLTPSATDEVNYGDYIGYKLSFFENNFKNAARITRKYNFLKDGFDKISYLELKTDTSLNIFNFKNQLQTKTLFDTDIEIKPKTTEVKFKSELKPFYHTSEFTYKHNEEKPIEYILNKEKVLFNRNRLEIEYKIYPYEEEIEKILPELLSSYSFYIFGNKLIGKFNIKDDYNRFELYKNKFLEENSLFSMTFGGNYYRKENFLTASIGIESRDEKEFADMEFEYDIENEILDFKKFEIQKRIICWTFNIKADISFLPQFELKKFTLTFFINNLPNKNVAFSDDGFEFGLM
- a CDS encoding phosphate signaling complex PhoU family protein; translation: MIDDFEERHLNSFKNDKLIIFLNNVLKMGRLVQGMFYKFKDSYFEKDKNLSNEIIEQDDRLDFLESKLEYDGLTMISANNYTGIYLKASLLGIKLSYIFENMGDLCEENAKINLEILKLPQFVNMVSFEDIFIQSHEMLSISLRLFSDFINLETDKLSKVDIDKKFFEPAKKICAMDIEVNSLLSAYKKHLYKSKESVKTTNLHLNILSNIERFSDFTTNISENIIWALKGVRYKCRGTNLEYFYSLEDDL
- a CDS encoding NAD(+)/NADH kinase — encoded protein: MKIILFFNPTKHNKEYIEKNISYIFESNNIEVLDILSASSFVNEKIANSADFYVVLGGDGTVLRISQIATFHNKPIISINLGTLGFLSAYSREEIELAALDIKNKNLKFSSRYLIKCNIDGKNIIALNDFVIQKSQPVGTIDLEVKVANHILYSFLGDGIIISTPTGATGYALSSGGSIIDPDLNMMELVPLSPHALNIRPFIVSPNRSIEININNISAGFSYITGDGNIIKKLEPGTSIKISGSEKRILLAQKNTETFYSTLNKKLAFGRRFE
- a CDS encoding YggT family protein, whose translation is MFALGNFFTAIGTVLRISINFIELTIIISVVMSFLFPVYNKFKSIVDSISEFFLRPIRRYLPVNIGMFDFSPFIAILILIFTDRFLVQTLIDFGNRLG